A segment of the Candidatus Andeanibacterium colombiense genome:
TTCTCGATCCGGGCATCGCCGAGTTCCTTGATCGCCGCCTTGAACTCGCTCTCGTCGCGCTCCCCGCCCGCGCGCGAACGGAGGAACCAGCCGAGCGCAAGCCCGGCCAGCAGGGCGACGAAAACCAGAGCGACGGCAAGCAAGTCCATTTTTAAACTCCATGCGCTTGTGGGCGCCCTCCATTGAGGGCGCCCACGCTGCGCGCTTAGCAGGCGAAACGGGCCTTCATGAGTGCCCAATGATCTTCAAACATGAGTTCGAAATCACGGACCGCTTGCCACCGGCGGGAAAATCCGCGCGATGACTTGCACACGAATTTGCAACCAGCATCATTACAATGCCAGAACCACTTCGCATCATGCTCGCGCAGCTCAACCCGCCAATAAGGCATTGTGAGTCTCCGCGTATTTTCGAGCTAAGCTGAGATCGCCATCGGCCGATCGTCGTTATCACACGCCGCGTTATATCTCGTCCGGCTTCTTATGGGGTCTCGTCCGGTTTCTTATGAGGGATGCGCATTGTACAAAAAGATACGGTCAAGTCGGGGGGTCAATCAGCTACCGGACAATGCCCGGATCTTATGGTCGCCCATTCCATCAGACAGGACAGCATAACCCAACGGCGCGACCGAACAAGGCGCGGCTTGCGGTTTTCCCTCCACTTTCGCCTAATCTGCCTGCGGACGGCCGCCGGGCGCGAGAATCACCTTGAGGATTCCGGGCGGAAAATTGTATGAGCAACTTACAAATTTTCAGATTCGCGAATTTTTCGTGATTGCGAACAGAAACGAGGAACCCTGACATGGCCAGTGATATCGAGATTGCACGCGCGGCTACCATGAAGCCGATTATGGATATCGGCGCGAAACTTGGCATTCCCGATGAATCGCTCCAGCCTTACGGCCGGTTCAAGGCCAAGATCTCGATGGACTGGATCAACACCCAGGCGTCGAACGCGGACGGCAAGCTGATCCTCGTCACCGCGATCAACCCGACCCCGGCCGGCGAAGGCAAGACCACCACCTCGGTGGGCCTGCATGACGGCCTGTGCCGCATCGGCAAGAAGTCGATCGTCGCGCTGCGCGAACCGAGCCTCGGCCCCTGCTTCGGCGTCAAGGGCGGCGCGGCCGGCGGCGGCTATGCGCAGGTCGTGCCGATGGAGGACATCAACCTCCACTTCACCGGCGACTTCCATGCGATCACCAGCGCGCACAACCTGCTCTCGGCGCTGCTCGACAACCACATCTACTGGGGCAACGAGCAGGGCCTCGACACCCGCCGCATCGCCTGGCGCCGCGTGCTCGACATGAACGATCGCGCGTTGCGCCAGATCGTCAACTCGCTCGGCGGCGTCTCGAACGGCTATCCGCGCGAAACCGGCTTCGACATCACCGTCGCTTCGGAAATCATGGCGATCCTGTGCCTCGCGACCAGCCTCGAGGATCTTGAGGAATCGATCGGCAACATCATCGTCGGCTACCGCCGCGACAAGACCGCGGTCCGCGCGCGCGACATCAAGGCCCACCAGGCGATGACGGTGCTGCTGAAGGATGCGATCCAGCCGAACCTGGTCCAGACGCTCGAGAACAACCCGGCGTTCATCCACGGCGGGCCGTTCGCGAACATCGCCCACGGCTGCAACTCGGTCACCGCGACCAAGACCGCGCTCAAGCTGGCCGACTATGTCGTGACCGAAGCCGGCTTCGGCGCCGACCTCGGGGCGGAGAAGTTCTTCGACATCAAGTGCCGCAAGGCGGGCCTCAGTCCCTCGGCGGTGGTGATCGTCGCGACTGTTCGCGCACTCAAGATGAACGGCGGGGTCGCCAAGGCCGACCTCGGCAACGAGAACGTCGATGCGGTCAAGATCGGCGTCGCGAACCTGCTGCGCCACCTCGAGAACGTCCAGAAGTTCGGCGTCCCCGCGGTCGTTGCGATCAACCACTTCATCGCCGACACCGACGCCGAGATCCAGGCGATCAAGGATGCCGTGGCCGCCAAGGGCGCCGAAGCGATCCTGTGCCAGCATTGGGCCAAGGGTTCGGAAGGGACCGAGGAACTCGCCAAGCGGGTCGTCGCGATCATCGATGAGGGCAAGGCCGACTTCAAGCCGCTCTACCCCTCGGAAATGCCGCTGTTCGACAAGATCAACACGATCGCGACCGAAATCTACCGCGCCAACGCGGCGACTGCCGACGATTCGGTCAAGAAGCAGCTCAAGCAGTGGGAAGACGACGGCTTCGGCAATCTCCCGGTCTGCATGGCCAAGACCCAGTACAGCTTCACCACCGATCCGACCAAGCTCGGCGCGCCGACCGGCTTCACGATCCCGGTGCGCGAAGTGCGCCTGTCGGCGGGCGCCGGTTTCATCGTCGCGATCTGCGGCGAGATCATGACCATGCCGGGCCTGCCCAAGGTGCCGTCGGCCGAGAAGATCCGGCTTGAAAACGGCGTGATCGAAGGCCTGTTCTGATACTCCCGTCGCCCCAGCGAAGGCTGGGGCCT
Coding sequences within it:
- a CDS encoding formate--tetrahydrofolate ligase; translated protein: MASDIEIARAATMKPIMDIGAKLGIPDESLQPYGRFKAKISMDWINTQASNADGKLILVTAINPTPAGEGKTTTSVGLHDGLCRIGKKSIVALREPSLGPCFGVKGGAAGGGYAQVVPMEDINLHFTGDFHAITSAHNLLSALLDNHIYWGNEQGLDTRRIAWRRVLDMNDRALRQIVNSLGGVSNGYPRETGFDITVASEIMAILCLATSLEDLEESIGNIIVGYRRDKTAVRARDIKAHQAMTVLLKDAIQPNLVQTLENNPAFIHGGPFANIAHGCNSVTATKTALKLADYVVTEAGFGADLGAEKFFDIKCRKAGLSPSAVVIVATVRALKMNGGVAKADLGNENVDAVKIGVANLLRHLENVQKFGVPAVVAINHFIADTDAEIQAIKDAVAAKGAEAILCQHWAKGSEGTEELAKRVVAIIDEGKADFKPLYPSEMPLFDKINTIATEIYRANAATADDSVKKQLKQWEDDGFGNLPVCMAKTQYSFTTDPTKLGAPTGFTIPVREVRLSAGAGFIVAICGEIMTMPGLPKVPSAEKIRLENGVIEGLF